A stretch of the Lolium perenne isolate Kyuss_39 chromosome 3, Kyuss_2.0, whole genome shotgun sequence genome encodes the following:
- the LOC127345062 gene encoding receptor-like protein kinase At3g21340: MVPRWWLQLLCLAGGILQALAQTDSIGFISIDCGLPGEGGYIDDTTKLAYVPDTGFIDSGTNHNISAEYLRPIQSRRSYNLRSFPDGTRNCYTLRSLVRGLKYLVRASFTYGNYDGLSRPPASFDLHIGVNFWTTVNMWSWSDPLGGAVTVEAIVVVPDDMVQVCLVNTGGGTPFISSLDLRPLKMKLYPQVTAAQGLVLYGRLNAGQANVSYIVRYPDDPHDRIWAPWFDATIWTEMSTTGRVHNGDEKDFFLPPTAVMQTALTPRNASWSIDFSWDAEPRPDDPTPGYIAIMHFAELQLVDTNAVREFYVSINGKPWYYSSGYTPVYLNSAAAYDSVPSQYSSRYNVSINCTANSTLPPIINAVEVFSVIPTTNLGTEYQDASAAMAIKAKYQVQKNWMGDPCFPKTMVWDRLTCNYAAATNSRITSMNLSFNGLNGDISSSFANLKALQHLDLSNNNLIGSIPDALSQLQSLTFIDLSGNQLNGSIPPGLLKRIQDGSLDLRHGNNPNLCTSGNSCKVAAKRKSKVAIYIIVPVLVIVVIVSVALVVFCLLRRRNQQRGSMNKTTVKPENEEEMSTGYGNDSESLRLVENRRFTYEELDMITNGFQRVLGRGGFGNVYDGFLQDGIQVAVKLRSHSSNQGNKEFLAEAQILTRIHHKNLVSMIGYCKDGEYMALVYEYMAQGTLREHIAGSNHNRSLPWGERLRIAHESAQGLEYLHKGCNPPLIHRDVKATNILLNARLEAKIADFGLSKAFDQHNDAYISTNTLVGTPGYVDPEYQATMQPTTKSDVYSFGVVLLELVTGKQAILSDPEPTSIIYWARK; encoded by the exons ATGGTGCCCAGGTGGTGGCTGCAGCTTCTCTGTCTCGCCGGCGGCATACTCCAGGCTCTCGCCCAGACTGACAGCATAGGTTTCATCAGCATAGACTGCGGGCTACCGGGGGAGGGGGGCTACATCGACGACACAACGAAGCTGGCGTACGTCCCTGACACTGGCTTCATCGACTCTGGCACGAACCACAATATCTCGGCCGAGTACCTCCGTCCAATTCAGTCGCGGCGCTCCTACAACCTGCGGAGCTTCCCCGACGGCACGCGCAACTGCTACACGCTCCGCTCCCTGGTGCGGGGTCTCAAGTACCTCGTCCGCGCCAGCTTCACGTATGGCAACTACGACGGGCTCAGCCGGCCGCCGGCGTCGTTCGACCTCCACATCGGCGTCAACTTCTGGACGACGGTGAACATGTGGTCGTGGTCGGACCCGTTGGGCGGCGCGGTGACGGTGGAGGCCATCGTCGTCGTGCCCGACGACATGGTGCAGGTTTGCCTGGTGAACACGGGCGGCGGGACGCCGTTCATCTCATCGCTGGACCTGAGGCCGCTGAAGATGAAGCTCTACCCTCAGGTGACGGCAGCGCAGGGGCTGGTCCTGTACGGCAGGTTAAACGCTGGCCAGGCCAACGTCTCGTATATTGTCAGGTACCCCGACGACCCGCACGACCGCATCTGGGCCCCGTGGTTCGACGCCACGATATGGACGGAGATGTCGACGACGGGCAGGGTGCACAACGGTGACGAGAAGGACTTCTTCCTGCCCCCCACGGCGGTGATGCAGACGGCGTTGACGCCACGGAACGCCTCCTGGAGCATCGACTTCAGTTGGGACGCAGAGCCCCGGCCCGACGACCCGACCCCAGGGTACATCGCCATCATGCACTTCGCCGAGCTGCAGCTCGTCGACACCAACGCGGTTCGCGAGTTCTATGTCAGCATCAACGGCAAGCCCTGGTACTACTCGTCAGGATACACGCCGGTATACCTCAACAGCGCTGCCGCCTATGATAGTGTTCCCTCCCAGTACAGCAGCAGATACAACGTCTCCATCAACTGCACCGCCAACTCCACTCTGCCTCCCATCATCAACGCCGTCGAGGTGTTCTCCGTCATCCCCACCACCAACCTTGGCACCGAGTACCAGGATG CATCGGCCGCCATGGCGATCAAGGCCAAGTATCAGGTGCAGAAGAACTGGATGGGTGACCCGTGCTTTCCCAAGACTATGGTGTGGGATAGGCTCACTTGTAACTATGCCGCCGCCACCAATTCAAGGATCACAAGCAT GAATTTGTCCTTCAATGGCTTGAATGGTGATATATCATCTTCTTTCGCGAACCTCAAAGCTCTCCAACACTT GGATTTGTCAAACAATAACTTGATAGGCTCAATTCCAGATGCCCTTTCGCAATTACAATCATTGACATTTAT AGATTTGTCTGGCAATCAGCTCAATGGATCAATTCCCCCTGGACTTCTCAAAAGAATTCAAGATGGCTCCCTGGATCTAAG ACATGGCAACAATCCAAACCTTTGCACCAGCGGTAATTCATGTAAAGTTGCTGCTAAAAGAAAGAGCAAAGTGGCCATCTACATTATCGTCCCAGTACTTGTCATTGTGGTGATAGTATCTGTGGCACTAGTAGTCTTTTGCCTGCTAAGACGGCGGAACCAGCAGCGAG GATCGATGAACAAGACCACCGTAAAGCCAGAAAACGAGGAAGAAATGTCAACGGGCTATGGCAATGACAGTGAATCGCTGCGGCTAGTTGAGAACCGCCGGTTCACGTATGAGGAACTTGATATGATAACCAATGGCTTCCAGCGAGTGCTCGGCCGGGGGGGCTTCGGCAATGTCTACGATGGCTTCTTACAGGATGGCATTCAAGTGGCAGTGAAGCTACGGTCTCACTCCTCCAATCAAGGAAACAAGGAGTTCCTCGCAGAG GCTCAGATTTTGACCCGGATTCATCACAAGAACCTTGTCTCTATGATTGGTTACTGCAAGGACGGGGAGTACATGGCACTTGTGTACGAGTACATGGCCCAAGGAACCCTACGAGAGCACATTGCCG GAAGCAACCACAACAGAAGTTTACCATGGGGAGAGAGACTTCGAATCGCACATGAATCTGCACAAG GGTTGGAGTATCTACACAAGGGGTGCAATCCACCCCTCATCCACAGAGACGTCAAGGCCACCAACATCCTACTGAACGCAAGATTGGAAGCCAAGATCGCCGATTTCGGCTTGTCCAAGGCCTTTGACCAGCATAACGACGCCTACATTTCCACAAATACGCTTGTTGGTACCCCAGGGTACGTCGATCCGGAATACCAGGCCACTATGCAACCAACGACTAAGAGTGATGTGTACAGCTTCGGCGTGGTGCTTCTAGAATTAGTCACGGGGAAGCAAGCCATCCTTTCGGATCCAGAGCCCACAAGCATCATCTATTGGGCACGGAAGTGA